In the Sarcophilus harrisii chromosome 3, mSarHar1.11, whole genome shotgun sequence genome, one interval contains:
- the LOC100916119 gene encoding ecto-ADP-ribosyltransferase 5-like, giving the protein MKYTILISVVIVLMFQLITSGESVELQKYPMSFESNSFDDQYMGCEETMNIKAIELLNEERAKNPEFDKVWEKAENLWKNMSPDKKRMDKMFEIAVIAYTLEDYKMYQTFNQAVRGCCESLESYVKNFHFKAFHFYLTRAIQTLKGTCRNVYRGVNVKMYPDGTGKMRFGQFSSASLEQNEVKIFSGSSGTIYHVYTCKGASIAHLSKFPYEKEVLIPPYEVFEVSRFSEDSNGITTVNLTHERTFSKYNCALVGSGNKETIPGQLTTILFSGVFILVVQVHSQILTGF; this is encoded by the exons gaATCAGTGGAATTGCAAAAATATCCAATGAGCTTTGAAAGCAATTCTTTTGATGACCAATATATGGGCTGTGAAGAGACCATGAATATAAAGGCAATAGAGCTCTTAAATGAAGAAAGGGCAAAAAACCCAGAATTCGACAAAGTTTGGGAAAAAGCAGAAAATCTTTGGAAAAATATGTCTCCTGACAAAAAAAGAATGGACAAGATGTTTGAAATTGCTGTCATTGCTTATACATTGGAAGACTATAAGATGTATCAAACCTTTAATCAAGCAGTTAGAGGATGCTGTGAGTCCCTGGAGTCTTATGtgaaaaatttccatttcaaagctTTCCATTTCTATCTCACCAGGGCTATTCAAACCCTGAAAGGAACCTGCAGAAATGTTTACAGAGGGGTCAATGTGAAGATGTACCCTGATGGGACAGGAAAGATGCGCTTTGGTCAATTTAGTTCAGCCTCTCTGGAACAAAATGAAGTCAAAATTTTCTCAGGTAGCTCAGGGACCATCTACCATGTGTACACATGTAAGGGAGCTTCCATTGCACATTTATCCAAGTTTCCTTATGAAAAAGAGGTGCTGATCCCCCCATATGAGGTGTTTGAAGTCTCTAGGTTCTCTGAAGATTCCAACGGCATTACAACAGTTAATCTAACTCACGAAAGAACATTTAGCAAGTATAACTGTGCCTTAGTAG GTTCTGGTAATAAGGAAACCATCCCTGGACAACTTACAACCATCTTATTCTCTGGAGTCTTCATCCTAGTCGTCCAAGTTCATTCCCAGATCTTGACAGGATTCTAG